The following are from one region of the Ananas comosus cultivar F153 linkage group 20, ASM154086v1, whole genome shotgun sequence genome:
- the LOC109725978 gene encoding uncharacterized protein LOC109725978, translating to MTVATKKVSAASARAHTRKHTPSSSSSGTFKKLSLVLLVASAALTYQAIQPPPPRICGSPNGPPIASTRIKLKDGRHLAYLESGVPKEQAKHKIIFIHGFDSCRYDAMQISSQVLEEFGIYYLSFDRPGYGESDPHPKKSAKSIAFDIEELADQLGLGPKFYVVGFSMGGEIVWSCLKYIPHRLAGAALLAPVANYWWDGFPSNLSKEAYNQQLPQDKWAVGVAHYAPWLTYWWNTRKWFPGSSVIAVRFDIFSDEDKKILPKLAARGPYMAQIRQQGEFESLHRDMMVGFGSWDFSPMNLTNPFPNNEGSIHLWHGARDLIVPVSLSRYICEKLPWVHYHELPTAGHMFPAADGMADVIVKELLTKD from the exons ATGACGGTGGCGACGAAGAAGGTTTCGGCGGCCTCCGCTAGGGCTCACACGCGCAAGCACAcgccctcctcttcttcctccg GGACGTTTAAAAAGCTTTCATTGGTTCTATTGGTGGCCTCAGCAGCATTAACCTATCAAGCAATTCAGCCACCACCACCAAGGATCTGTGGATCACCAAATGGCCCTCCTATTGCATCAACGAGAATCAAGCTCAAGGACGGAAGGCATTTGGCTTACTTGGAATCTGGTGTGCCAAAGGAACAAGCAAAACAtaagattatttttattcatgGCTTCGACTCTTGCAGATATGATGCAATGCAAATTTCCTCG CAAGTGCTTGAAGAGTTCGGGATCTACTATCTCTCCTTTGATAGACCTGGGTATGGGGAGAGTGATCCTCACCCGAAGAAGTCAGCCAAGAGCATTGCTTTTGATATTGAAGAACTTGCTGATCAATTGGGACTAGGACCCAAGTTCTATGTTGTTGGATTTTCTATGGGAGGAGAAATTGTTTGGAGCTGTCTGAAGTACATTCCTCATAG GCTTGCTGGTGCTGCATTACTAGCTCCTGTTGCTAACTATTGGTGGGATGGTTTTCCTTCCAATTTATCTAAGGAAGCTTATAATCAGCAACTTCCACAAGATAAATGGGCAGTTGGAGTTGCTCACTACGCCCCTTGGTTGACTTATTGGTGGAATACCCGAAAGTGGTTCCCTGGTTCGAGTGTTATAGCTGTTCGATTCGATATCTTCTCTGACGAAGATAAGAAGATTTTACCCAAGTTAGCTGCTAGAGGCCCTTATATG GCACAAATAAGGCAACAAGGAGAATTTGAATCGCTTCACCGTGACATGATGGTGGGCTTTGGGAGCTGGGACTTCAGCCCAATGAACCTAACCAACCCGTTTCCGAACAATGAGGGCTCGATCCATCTATGGCACGGTGCGCGGGATTTGATCGTGCCGGTTAGCTTATCGCGTTACATTTGTGAGAAGCTACCGTGGGTCCATTACCACGAACTCCCGACGGCCGGCCACATGTTCCCTGCGGCAGATGGAATGGCTGATGTTATTGTGAAGGAACTTCTGACCAAAGATTAA